The following are encoded together in the Methanomassiliicoccales archaeon genome:
- a CDS encoding RuBisCO large subunit C-terminal-like domain-containing protein, which translates to MEYSRKYLHLGKEIDPEDHVICRYKIDTSIPMEDAAAAIATEQSTGTWTDITTLRDDIFLKLSGRVIDIKGNIATIAFPIEDFSLDIGGVPQILSVIAGNLFGLETLKGVRLEDAKFPKSMVRAFKGPKFGIDGMRNILKRPQKPFVGTIIKPKIGLNPDEMASYVYEAGMGGLTNSKDDETLVNQRFCPLEDRVVAIAEALDKVESESGHKMIHAINISTRADRIVEIAERAQELGASEIMIDIFTCGFAALQAVAEDPSIKIPIHVHRTMHAAFTRNENHGIAMSPLAKLVRMCGGDALHVGTFGVGKMKGSPEEDLASQRSCTEELYGLKPTLPVCSGGIYPALVPELVKIAGNDIQIQAGGGVAGHPKGIRAGARAMSQAVDASFKGISLEEYARDHVELREALERWKKR; encoded by the coding sequence ATGGAATATTCTAGAAAATATCTACATCTAGGCAAGGAGATCGATCCTGAGGATCATGTCATTTGCCGGTACAAAATAGACACAAGCATTCCAATGGAAGATGCAGCAGCAGCCATTGCAACTGAGCAATCCACAGGTACATGGACTGACATAACGACGCTGAGGGATGATATCTTCCTGAAACTCAGTGGAAGGGTCATCGATATCAAAGGAAATATAGCTACTATTGCTTTCCCTATTGAGGATTTCAGCCTAGATATCGGCGGTGTACCGCAAATTCTCAGTGTAATAGCTGGAAATCTGTTTGGATTAGAAACTCTGAAGGGGGTCAGACTGGAAGATGCAAAATTCCCTAAATCGATGGTGAGGGCATTCAAGGGACCTAAATTTGGAATTGATGGCATGAGGAACATTCTCAAAAGACCGCAAAAGCCGTTCGTCGGAACGATTATAAAACCAAAGATAGGACTTAATCCAGATGAAATGGCGTCGTATGTCTATGAGGCAGGGATGGGGGGGCTTACAAACAGCAAGGATGATGAAACGCTCGTCAACCAGAGATTTTGTCCCCTTGAAGATAGGGTTGTTGCAATCGCAGAAGCGCTAGATAAGGTTGAAAGTGAAAGTGGTCACAAAATGATACATGCAATCAACATTTCTACGAGAGCCGACCGGATTGTTGAGATTGCCGAGAGAGCTCAGGAGCTTGGGGCCAGTGAGATCATGATTGACATATTCACATGCGGATTTGCAGCCCTGCAAGCAGTGGCTGAGGATCCATCGATCAAAATACCGATCCACGTGCACCGTACGATGCACGCAGCCTTTACAAGAAATGAAAATCACGGAATTGCAATGAGTCCGCTTGCAAAGCTAGTTCGTATGTGCGGAGGGGACGCATTACACGTAGGTACTTTTGGCGTTGGCAAGATGAAGGGATCTCCGGAGGAAGATCTAGCTTCCCAGAGATCGTGCACAGAAGAATTATATGGATTGAAACCTACGCTCCCCGTCTGTTCCGGAGGAATTTACCCTGCCCTTGTTCCAGAACTGGTGAAGATTGCTGGAAACGATATTCAGATACAAGCGGGAGGCGGCGTCGCTGGGCATCCAAAGGGAATAAGAGCAGGAGCAAGAGCCATGTCCCAGGCAGTTGACGCTTCGTTCAAGGGAATCTCACTTGAGGAGTATGCAAGAGATCACGTTGAATTGAGAGAAGCACTAGAGAGGTGGAAAAAGAGATGA
- a CDS encoding dihydropteroate synthase has product MIIIGEKINGLFASVAKAIDKRDTNYIQELAMSQVKHGAQILDINTGPGREDAPAVMEWLVKTVQDVVDVPLSIDTPGPKTMEAGLKACKNKPVMNSTTAERKRMEKFFPLCKEYDAEIICLTLDERGIPNDAQSRAEMAMLMMTTAMEYDIMPEKIYLDPLVLPVGAAQDQCKKVIEAVRIFQTLNEPPPRTVVGLSNVSNLTKERSLLNRTFLAMLMGAGLTAAICDPLDEELMKIIKAGEILLNERLYCDDFLRA; this is encoded by the coding sequence ATGATTATTATCGGCGAGAAAATAAATGGACTCTTTGCATCTGTGGCAAAGGCAATCGACAAACGCGATACAAACTATATCCAGGAACTTGCGATGTCGCAGGTCAAGCATGGAGCGCAAATCTTGGACATCAACACGGGACCTGGAAGAGAAGATGCGCCCGCGGTAATGGAATGGCTTGTGAAAACTGTTCAGGACGTCGTCGATGTCCCGCTTAGCATTGATACGCCGGGACCTAAGACGATGGAAGCCGGACTGAAGGCTTGCAAAAACAAACCAGTCATGAATTCGACGACTGCAGAGCGAAAGAGAATGGAGAAGTTCTTCCCGCTCTGCAAAGAATATGATGCCGAGATTATTTGCTTGACCCTCGATGAACGTGGCATACCAAATGATGCTCAATCACGTGCTGAGATGGCAATGTTGATGATGACGACTGCAATGGAATATGATATTATGCCAGAGAAGATCTATCTCGACCCTCTTGTCTTGCCCGTTGGTGCAGCTCAGGATCAATGCAAGAAAGTCATTGAGGCCGTTCGGATCTTTCAGACATTGAATGAGCCACCACCGCGCACTGTGGTTGGTCTGAGCAATGTCTCTAATCTAACGAAGGAGCGCAGTCTTTTAAATAGGACTTTCCTGGCCATGCTGATGGGTGCTGGTTTAACCGCCGCGATATGCGATCCGCTCGACGAAGAACTGATGAAAATCATCAAGGCGGGAGAAATTCTACTTAACGAGCGATTATACTGTGACGACTTTCTTAGGGCTTAA
- the polX gene encoding DNA polymerase/3'-5' exonuclease PolX, translating to MSNAKIAAILYEIADLLELKGVEFKPRAYRRAARSIETLGDDVVKYYKENKLEEIPGVGKAIAKKIKEIIETGELNYLKQLREELPAGLLQLMDIPEIGPKTAMRLYQELKITNLHELKKAAEEHRIRRLKGFGEKSEQNILTGIRILEQRSGRMLLGYAHYYGKKIERYMMETTGLKTISVAGSLRRMKETIGDIDILVGSDNASAVMDAFIQFPEVEVVIARGETRGSVRLKDGVQIDIRIVSEDCYGAALQYFTGSKEHNIELRRLAGDKGLKISEYGIFNKDTGEKIGGKTEEEIYEILGLQFIPPELRENRGEIEAAAKHQLPKLIQLDQIKGDFHVHSRFSDGSATVEEIAHECRRRGYEYVAITDHSETLKIAGGISAKDLAMNISAIRKLNENMDDFRILAGAEVEILSDGKLDYPDAVLKDLDLVIAAIHSGFKMNKREMTERILNAISNDYVKILAHPTGRVIEQRDPYEVDLEKIIDEAKAKGVWLEINALPERLDLNDVNIKLAKDMGSVMAIGTDAHSIDQLDYLLFGVATGRRGWLESKDVMNTLSLEELESKLKL from the coding sequence ATGAGTAACGCCAAGATTGCCGCAATTCTTTACGAGATTGCGGATCTTTTGGAGCTGAAAGGAGTCGAGTTCAAGCCCCGGGCATACAGAAGGGCAGCAAGAAGCATTGAAACTCTAGGCGATGACGTAGTGAAGTATTATAAGGAAAATAAACTTGAGGAGATCCCTGGCGTAGGCAAGGCGATTGCAAAAAAGATAAAAGAGATCATTGAAACAGGTGAGCTCAACTATTTGAAGCAACTGAGAGAAGAGCTACCCGCTGGTCTTCTCCAGTTGATGGATATTCCGGAAATAGGTCCTAAAACAGCTATGCGCCTTTATCAAGAATTGAAAATAACAAATCTCCATGAACTGAAAAAGGCAGCGGAAGAACATAGGATCCGGAGACTTAAGGGATTTGGTGAAAAATCCGAGCAAAATATCCTAACTGGAATAAGAATACTGGAACAGCGGAGCGGTCGCATGTTACTGGGCTATGCCCACTACTACGGAAAAAAGATAGAACGATATATGATGGAAACCACTGGTCTCAAGACAATAAGTGTGGCTGGAAGCCTCCGTCGAATGAAGGAAACGATAGGAGATATCGATATCCTCGTTGGCAGTGATAATGCCTCGGCCGTAATGGACGCATTTATCCAATTTCCCGAAGTTGAAGTGGTGATAGCAAGAGGTGAGACCCGGGGCAGTGTGAGGTTAAAAGATGGCGTCCAGATAGATATCCGCATCGTCAGCGAGGATTGTTATGGTGCCGCACTTCAATACTTTACTGGATCAAAGGAACATAATATCGAACTACGCCGACTAGCGGGCGATAAAGGTCTCAAGATCAGCGAATACGGAATTTTCAACAAAGACACTGGCGAAAAAATTGGTGGGAAGACTGAGGAAGAGATATATGAGATTCTGGGATTGCAGTTCATACCACCAGAATTGCGGGAAAACAGAGGCGAGATTGAAGCAGCAGCAAAGCATCAGCTCCCAAAGTTAATTCAGTTAGATCAGATTAAAGGGGATTTCCATGTGCATTCAAGATTCAGTGATGGCAGTGCAACAGTCGAAGAAATCGCTCATGAGTGCAGACGCCGCGGATATGAATATGTTGCTATAACAGACCATTCAGAGACATTGAAGATTGCAGGTGGAATCAGCGCAAAGGACCTCGCAATGAACATTTCCGCTATAAGAAAGCTTAACGAGAATATGGATGACTTTCGCATTTTGGCCGGTGCCGAGGTTGAAATACTTAGTGATGGTAAGCTTGATTATCCTGATGCAGTTTTAAAAGATCTGGATTTAGTAATTGCAGCGATCCATTCGGGATTCAAGATGAACAAGAGGGAAATGACAGAAAGGATACTCAATGCTATCTCAAATGATTATGTGAAGATCCTAGCTCACCCAACAGGCAGAGTTATTGAGCAGAGGGATCCCTATGAAGTCGATCTTGAGAAAATTATCGATGAAGCGAAGGCTAAGGGAGTTTGGCTCGAAATCAACGCGCTTCCGGAACGTCTTGATTTGAATGATGTGAATATTAAACTTGCAAAGGACATGGGCAGTGTGATGGCTATAGGGACTGATGCCCATAGCATTGATCAACTTGATTACTTGCTTTTCGGCGTGGCCACTGGAAGAAGAGGATGGTTGGAAAGCAAAGATGTCATGAACACACTCTCATTAGAAGAGCTCGAAAGCAAACTCAAATTGTAG
- a CDS encoding ribose 1,5-bisphosphate isomerase encodes MGIEETAELIKSMKIRGAGEIARTAAGALRDLARSYEGVDILQLKALLEKGKETLLSTRPTAVSLWNAVHAVLKDTESASSVDDLKEKIVKNADNFIRKSREAVKIIGEIGAKRISSGDCILTHCNSKAALSVIKTAFDQGKEVKVIATESRPWRQGILTVTELSQHGIPTTLIVDSAVRWAMKKVDLVLVGADTVASNGAVINKIGTSQIALVSQEARVPFVVCAETYKFSPKTLFGELVEIEERDGSEVAARDEVPSAVKILNPVFDATPPEYIDSIVTEIGLVSPYAAYEIIVRELGEEFIFERGEKYGIF; translated from the coding sequence ATGGGGATCGAAGAGACTGCAGAATTGATAAAAAGTATGAAAATCCGGGGCGCAGGAGAGATTGCAAGAACTGCGGCAGGCGCCCTTAGAGATCTTGCACGTTCCTACGAAGGAGTGGACATATTGCAACTGAAGGCATTACTCGAGAAAGGAAAGGAAACTCTATTGTCTACGAGGCCTACAGCCGTATCGCTGTGGAATGCTGTTCATGCTGTTCTAAAAGATACGGAGTCGGCGAGCAGCGTTGACGATTTGAAAGAAAAGATTGTAAAAAATGCCGATAATTTCATAAGAAAATCTAGGGAAGCAGTCAAGATCATTGGTGAAATAGGGGCTAAAAGGATCTCTTCGGGCGATTGCATTCTCACACACTGCAACAGTAAGGCTGCCTTGAGTGTTATCAAGACAGCTTTTGACCAGGGGAAGGAGGTAAAAGTCATTGCTACTGAATCAAGACCCTGGCGCCAAGGCATCCTCACGGTCACAGAGCTTTCACAACACGGTATACCCACGACGCTTATTGTAGACAGCGCGGTTAGATGGGCGATGAAGAAAGTTGATCTTGTTCTTGTCGGCGCAGATACTGTTGCATCGAACGGTGCAGTTATCAATAAAATAGGCACCTCGCAGATCGCGCTTGTTTCTCAGGAAGCAAGAGTTCCGTTCGTGGTGTGCGCTGAGACGTATAAATTTTCCCCGAAGACCTTATTTGGAGAACTTGTGGAAATCGAGGAAAGGGATGGTTCGGAAGTTGCTGCTCGAGATGAAGTACCGAGCGCTGTTAAAATTCTTAATCCAGTATTCGATGCAACACCACCTGAATATATTGATTCCATCGTAACAGAAATTGGCTTAGTTTCGCCATATGCGGCCTACGAAATTATTGTGAGAGAATTAGGAGAAGAATTTATTTTTGAACGGGGTGAAAAATATGGAATATTCTAG
- the purH gene encoding bifunctional phosphoribosylaminoimidazolecarboxamide formyltransferase/IMP cyclohydrolase: MTRVERALISVSNKSGIVDFARGLEELNVEIISTGGTARLLKESNIRVTEISEVTGFPEMLDGRVKTLHPFIHAGILARRDDPEHMKQLAERGIKKIDMVVVNLYPFKETVMKINATLDEIVENIDIGGPSMIRAAAKNYESVAVITNPRRYSFVLEELKRNGGILSKETLKALMVEAFRTTAVYDAMISRYFGQEFGQELFPDILAMGFEKSIDLRYGENPNQSAAFYIDPFAEGVCIPRAEKLHGKELSYNNILDLEAALDILRDFDRPTVAVLKHTNPCGIASADNIREAFVTAYNVDPVAAFGCVIGINREVDEFTAEEISKHFVEAVIAPSYTPEAISILQKKKNIRILRTNAPIVPDERPELRMKKVKGGLLVQTYEYCKLRPEDLKVVTKRSPSQFEMKSMLFAWKVVKHVWSNAIVLAKDERVVGIGAGQMSRVDSSMIAAFKAKEEAKGSVMASDAFFPFRDGVDEAAKAGVTAIIQPGGSIRDDEVIKAADEHGMAMVFTGIRVFRH, encoded by the coding sequence TTGACAAGGGTCGAAAGAGCGCTCATAAGTGTGTCGAATAAGAGCGGGATAGTGGACTTTGCTAGAGGATTAGAAGAACTCAATGTTGAGATCATTTCCACAGGGGGTACGGCACGTCTTCTAAAGGAAAGCAATATCCGCGTCACTGAAATCTCGGAAGTTACTGGTTTCCCAGAAATGCTTGATGGAAGGGTAAAAACTCTTCACCCTTTCATACATGCTGGCATTCTTGCCCGTCGAGATGATCCTGAGCACATGAAACAGCTTGCTGAGAGAGGAATTAAGAAAATCGACATGGTAGTTGTTAATCTTTATCCGTTCAAGGAGACTGTGATGAAGATAAACGCAACGCTTGATGAAATCGTAGAAAATATCGATATTGGTGGCCCAAGCATGATCAGGGCAGCCGCAAAGAATTATGAATCTGTGGCTGTGATTACAAACCCGCGGAGGTACAGTTTTGTTCTGGAAGAGTTGAAGAGAAATGGGGGGATATTGAGCAAAGAAACCCTTAAGGCTCTTATGGTCGAGGCTTTCAGGACTACGGCTGTATACGATGCAATGATATCTCGCTACTTTGGACAAGAGTTTGGACAGGAGCTCTTCCCAGATATCCTCGCAATGGGTTTTGAAAAGTCCATTGATCTCCGATACGGTGAGAATCCAAATCAATCGGCTGCATTTTACATAGATCCATTTGCAGAAGGGGTGTGCATTCCACGCGCTGAAAAGCTTCATGGAAAAGAGCTTTCTTACAACAATATTCTTGATCTCGAGGCAGCCCTGGATATCTTGAGAGATTTTGATAGACCGACTGTCGCAGTTTTAAAGCACACGAATCCATGTGGAATTGCAAGCGCAGATAATATTCGAGAAGCTTTCGTAACTGCGTATAACGTAGACCCAGTGGCCGCATTTGGATGCGTCATTGGGATCAACAGGGAGGTGGATGAATTCACTGCCGAAGAGATTAGCAAGCATTTTGTAGAAGCAGTTATCGCGCCTTCCTATACTCCAGAAGCAATTTCAATTCTTCAAAAGAAGAAGAACATTAGGATTCTCAGAACAAATGCGCCAATCGTGCCAGATGAGAGACCTGAACTTAGAATGAAGAAAGTAAAAGGCGGACTATTGGTGCAGACTTATGAATATTGCAAACTCAGGCCAGAAGATCTCAAAGTAGTTACGAAGAGAAGTCCCTCTCAATTTGAAATGAAATCCATGCTTTTTGCATGGAAAGTTGTTAAGCATGTATGGTCGAATGCTATCGTGCTTGCAAAAGATGAACGAGTGGTGGGGATCGGCGCTGGTCAGATGAGCAGAGTTGATTCCTCGATGATAGCAGCATTCAAGGCCAAAGAGGAAGCGAAGGGGAGCGTAATGGCGTCCGACGCCTTTTTCCCGTTCAGAGATGGAGTTGATGAGGCTGCCAAAGCTGGCGTAACGGCGATCATTCAGCCAGGAGGATCCATACGTGATGACGAAGTCATAAAGGCTGCCGACGAACACGGCATGGCGATGGTCTTTACAGGCATCCGCGTATTCAGGCACTAG